A part of Flexistipes sp. genomic DNA contains:
- a CDS encoding ATP-binding protein: protein MKFYDRIQEFDTLKKADNLKSSRSVMTIITGRRRVGKTTLTLQNFTNDSKLYFFVSKKEESLLCDEFVDEIKERLDVPVYGKISQFEDIFKMLLDFSKKHPITLIIDEFQEFFVVNPSIYSSMQKLWDLNKDTSKLHLILCGSKFSLMKKIFEDYKEPLFGRADFRLNVEPLEVSVLAEILDDKSMLNNKNLLDFYILTGGVAKYIELFVLYNAFDRDSMVSEIIKENSLFLDEGKNRLIEEFGREYKVYFSILSLIANSKTSKNEIEGILEKNISGYLYRLENDYDIIRSIKPINAKEGSKRQKYEIVDNFLFFWFRFIYKYQSVVEADNFERLRKIVLRDFDTFSGKFLEKIFIEYFRKQQKYSKIGSYWERNNENEIDIVALNDEEKKIIFCEVKLSENKLDKKKLEDKSRTLLKKYGDYKVEYKLLSLKDINLVYM from the coding sequence GTGAAATTTTATGACCGTATCCAGGAATTTGATACCCTCAAAAAAGCTGATAATCTAAAAAGCAGCCGTTCAGTTATGACTATAATCACGGGCAGAAGGCGTGTAGGGAAAACTACTTTGACCCTGCAAAATTTTACAAATGATTCAAAACTTTACTTTTTTGTTTCCAAAAAAGAAGAGTCACTGCTTTGTGATGAATTTGTAGACGAAATAAAAGAACGTCTGGATGTTCCTGTTTATGGTAAGATTTCTCAGTTTGAAGATATATTTAAAATGCTTCTGGATTTTTCGAAAAAGCATCCAATTACTTTAATAATAGATGAGTTTCAGGAATTTTTTGTAGTAAACCCTTCAATTTATTCATCTATGCAAAAATTATGGGATTTAAATAAAGATACATCAAAATTACATCTAATACTTTGCGGCTCAAAGTTTTCTCTTATGAAGAAAATTTTTGAAGATTACAAAGAGCCTTTATTTGGGAGAGCTGATTTTCGGCTTAATGTAGAACCTTTGGAAGTAAGCGTACTTGCGGAAATATTGGATGATAAAAGTATGTTGAACAATAAAAATCTTCTTGATTTTTATATATTGACCGGAGGAGTTGCAAAATACATAGAGCTTTTTGTCTTATATAATGCTTTTGACAGAGATTCCATGGTTTCGGAAATAATAAAGGAAAATTCACTTTTTCTGGATGAAGGTAAAAACAGACTCATTGAAGAATTCGGCAGGGAATACAAGGTTTACTTTTCAATCCTTAGTCTTATAGCAAATTCTAAAACCTCTAAAAATGAGATAGAAGGGATTTTGGAAAAAAATATTTCAGGCTATCTTTACCGGCTTGAGAATGATTATGATATTATAAGAAGCATTAAGCCTATTAATGCAAAAGAGGGTTCAAAAAGACAGAAATACGAAATTGTGGATAACTTTTTGTTTTTCTGGTTCAGGTTTATCTACAAATATCAGTCTGTTGTCGAAGCTGATAATTTTGAGAGACTGAGAAAAATAGTGCTCAGGGATTTCGATACTTTCAGCGGAAAATTCCTGGAAAAGATTTTTATTGAATATTTCAGAAAGCAGCAAAAATATTCCAAAATCGGTTCTTATTGGGAGCGGAATAATGAAAATGAAATTGATATTGTAGCCTTAAATGATGAGGAAAAGAAAATTATATTTTGCGAAGTTAAACTATCTGAAAATAAATTGGATAAGAAGAAACTTGAGGATAAATCCCGAACCCTGTTGAAAAAATATGGTGACTATAAAGTTGAGTACAAGCTGCTGAGCTTAAAAGACATAAATCTTGTTTACATGTAA
- a CDS encoding type II toxin-antitoxin system RelE family toxin, with protein sequence MKIEFRSSFLRDLKKIKNKNIRNQIKDLIDDIENAENFSDLKNVKKLSGSNHYYRIRLNEYRIGIYYNNSIFEFIRCLHRKEVYKYFP encoded by the coding sequence GTGAAAATAGAATTTCGCTCCAGTTTCTTGAGAGATTTGAAAAAGATTAAAAATAAAAATATACGAAATCAAATTAAAGACTTAATTGATGATATTGAAAACGCTGAAAATTTCTCAGATCTTAAAAATGTAAAGAAATTATCCGGATCTAATCATTACTATAGGATAAGATTGAACGAGTATAGAATAGGGATTTACTATAATAATTCTATCTTTGAATTTATAAGATGCCTTCACAGAAAAGAAGTTTATAAATATTTTCCGTGA
- a CDS encoding four helix bundle protein: MDEIKSVDDLDVFQRSHKLTLELYKITEDFPSSEKFGLVSQIRRASSSICANLLEGSYRINTKEFRQFIGVSNGSVGELKYHILLAKDLGYIEEEKYDEFIIALDTISKMLRGLIKSLSRKITNTNSNTNTNTNTNTNTKK, from the coding sequence ATGGATGAGATAAAAAGTGTTGATGATTTGGATGTTTTTCAGAGATCACATAAACTTACTCTTGAGTTATATAAAATTACAGAAGATTTTCCTTCTTCTGAAAAATTCGGACTCGTATCGCAAATAAGAAGAGCAAGCAGCTCTATTTGTGCAAATTTATTAGAAGGCAGTTATAGGATTAACACAAAAGAATTCAGACAATTTATAGGAGTATCTAACGGCTCAGTTGGAGAGCTAAAATATCATATTTTACTTGCAAAAGACCTTGGATATATAGAGGAGGAAAAATACGATGAATTCATAATTGCTCTCGATACTATTAGCAAAATGCTTAGAGGGTTAATCAAGTCTCTATCACGAAAAATCACCAACACCAACAGTAACACCAACACCAACACTAACACCAACACCAACACCAAAAAGTGA